A segment of the bacterium genome:
GCTCTGAGGCTTTCAGGGATTTGATCCGGCAGGAACTGGTAAAGAAAGAATGGTTTGATGCAAATGAAGTTATCGGAGCGGTTACGCTTATCTACGATCACCACAAGCGTGAGTTAGTGAATACGCTTTTGGATATCCAGCATGAGTTTGGCTCTTGTATTATTTCCTCGCAGCATATCCATATAGATCATAACAACTGTTTGGAGATACTTGCGGTAAAGGGCTCTCCCGAGAAAGTCCAGCGCTTGTCAGAGAGTCTAAAAGCGGTAAAGGGGGTGAAGCATTCAACGTTAAGCATGTCTACGACAGGAAGAGGCATAGAGTAGTATTATTTTTTTGTCTATTAGTAGCACGAATTTGATAAACGTAATAACACGAATAGCCCAAAGCTTATCACAGTGTGTTACTGAAACAGTAGAATGTGTCGCAGGAAAGAAAGTACAACCCCGCCATCTCCTTGGAAGAATCCGGCGAGGCGTGGTACTTGGCGAAGAACATTAAACAACCAAGCCCAGCCATAAGTATGCCATAACTTTGAGCTGGTGCAAACAACACCTGAAAGGGGGGTATATTTATGGCGGTTTTAAAGAAAGCAGCATTATTTTTGGTAGTTTTTTCTTTTCTTTGTGCTACGGCAACTTTTGCTGATGAAGTATCTATTAGGGATGAGATTAATCAGCTT
Coding sequences within it:
- the nikR gene encoding nickel-responsive transcriptional regulator NikR; the encoded protein is MSSIARFGVSLDKGLLEKFDKLIESKSYTNRSEAFRDLIRQELVKKEWFDANEVIGAVTLIYDHHKRELVNTLLDIQHEFGSCIISSQHIHIDHNNCLEILAVKGSPEKVQRLSESLKAVKGVKHSTLSMSTTGRGIE